Below is a window of Cytobacillus firmus DNA.
AGAGGAAGAAAAGAATAACCTCTTAGATCAACTTGGGGCTTCAATGAGTTTCTCTTCTATGATTAACCTTATAGAGGAGAAAGAACAGCGAATCATAGAGCTTGGGTTTAACTTAGCTGCTTTTAATGATGAAATTTCTAATACTAAACCTGTAAAAATGATGGAGTATTATGCCTCACTCATTCAATATGAAGATTTAATAAAAAATTCATACAGTCAAAACCCTGAAAAAGTGGAAGAGCTTGTACAGAAATTAAACACTATTGTAGCTGTAAATGAGGAAGAACAAAAAGCTAAGGATGACCTAAACACAGCGTTGTTATCATCTCAGAATCAGCTAACAGAATTCGAAAACCAGTTTACGGCATTCTTCACAGAATACAATAAGAATATTGAAGAACAGCAAGCAGCCATCGAGACAGATTTGTCCGCTCTGCAGGAAAATGCAAATTCGGTTAGGGAGCAAATTCAAACATCATCAACGAATACTCCAGTTCCTGTGGATAGCATTGACGGAACTTCTGTTATGGTCAAACAAGAGGGAATCAGCCAAAGAATGCTGATGATTAATGATCTTGTTGGATCCATCGGAGAAAATCAAAGCAATATCGTATCCTATACAAGCGAGCTGGAGCAAAAGGTGCAAAGTGTCCAGCAGGATGCGGATACACTGAATTCAAAGTGGGGCTCGAACGTAGAGACAACTCAGATGTTCCGGGATGATATTTACAATCTTCTTGGAAACACCTATGTGAATGGCCAAAAGAATGGTCCGGTATACGAGCAATTATCCAGCCCGCTTCAAATCAGCGGAGAAACAGCTGCCAAGAAAGAGGAAAGCAAGCTGCCGCCGGTTGTCGTATTGGCTATTGTTCTGCTCAGCAGCTTAATGATTGGATACTTCAGCCATTATTTCAAAAATGCGCCGATGCTTGTCCATGCTTCCATGTTTGTGCTGCTGAATCTTATTGTTGGTCTCATAATCAGCATATTTGGCCTTAATATTTACTCAATGGAACAGGATCGGGCGATTGAGTGGACGATTTTCACCATATTGCTGCTAACGGCAGCCTCAGCCATTGTGCTGGCAGGGTTCAAGATCGGCAATCTGGCAGGATGGATACTGAGCGTTGGGCTCATCGCCTTCTTCATCAGTCCGTTCCTAGCTCTTACAGCACCGAATATTAACTATGAAGATCCAATGTCCAAGGTATATATGTCCATTCAGTATGACTCACAAACCCTGTTTATTCCAGCTATCCTCATACTGCTTGGCATTATTGCCTTCCTTGCCATCATTCCATTTGCAGTCCGGTCTATAAAGGACCTGCGCACAAAGAGGGATGAGGACCAGGCATATGAAGCTTAATAGATTCCTTAAAGTAATAGTTCTGCTCCCGGCACTTTGGCTGCTGGCTGGCCAATCCGCCGGGGCGACCCCTGACTTTAATAACGTAACGCCGAATACCTATGAAAAAAAGGAATTCAAAGAGAATACCGATTACTTGCATGAAAAATCGCTTTATGAAAATAAGAAAGAGATCCCCGAAGAACAAAAGGATCTTACTTTTACAAAAAAGAACCTGAATCCTTTGAAGGAAGTGAAGGAGAAGCTTTTCGACGGCGGTGAAACCACTACTAATACCATCACCGCAAAAGCAGACCAGCTTCAGCTATTTTCCGATTCGAAACAGGAAAGCTTTTTCAAAGCGGAGGATCAGGTACCCGCAGAACAAGATAATAAATTAATGATTCTTTATATTATTCTGCTTGTCATTTCCATAGGTGTGATTATGGGATTCCTCATTCCGAGGATGGCGAAGCAGCCTGATAATTGAAAAATTTAGAAGTTGCATGTTCGTTTACTTGAGCATGCAACTATATAAAACTGTTAATTTCAACTTCTATCAACCGTAATGCAATTAATATCTTCCGATTCATACTCCAACTTAGAAGCCTTCCAAATTTTAAATTTAACGCGGGGTGACCACTGTGGATGATAATTCCATTTTAATAAGCCAGCTGTATAGAGATATTTCCTTTTTGAATAGTGAAATTAGTAAGAACAATGAGATACTTGCACGATTGAGAAGGGCACAGCAGGAAATCTCATCAGGCCAGGAAGAATTTATGCTTAATAAGCGTTATATTCATCAGCCCAATTTAAATCAGTCGGTTTGGGCTGGAACACATGCGAATGATTTTGATGATATACGTGGAGAAATTGAAGATACCTATATGAGGATTGGAAACATTGAAATTGAAGGAATGTTAAACAATATTGAAATGAAGATAACCCATTACGAAGGATTAAATAAGTCTCTTTCAAGCACAATTTCTTCTAAACGTTATCGTATCTCACAATTAAGCGATTAATACGGCATGACTATTGAGGTGAAAAAATGACCGAAATTAAATTAATTCAAAGTGAAGTGGAAAATGCCCTTAGTGAACTCAAAAGCAAGGCAGAAGGGGTTGATGTCATTAATCCTTCCATTACATTCCCAGAAAGCAGTTTGGATCTGCTGTCTGAAATCACTAAAATTGAGCAAAAGTATTATACGACCCTTAAACAATATCAAAATTTGCTGATTAAAACAGAACAAGATATGAGAACCCTAATAGATCAGCTTGCTCAAAAAGATAAAGAGCTATCTCAAAAAATGAAATAGTGGAGTGATACAGATGAAGGTGATTAAAGTTTCCGAAATCATTCCTGAATTGGATGAATCCATAAAAAAGAAAGAAGCTGAAAAGGACCAGTTGCAGGATGTGCGAGCTTCAATCAATAACTTGATCAATTTGGATGATGCATTAAAAGGAAAAGGAGCAGAAGCAATCAAGGAACATCTTACTGTTCTGCATATTCCGGCAGTCTTGTTGTTGAATCAATTTATAAGTGAATATGTTAATAGGCTAAAGCAAGTGAAAAATTTAATAAATGAGTATGAAATTAAAAGTGGGCTAGTCAGACAGGACTTCGTAGAGCATGAGGCGAAGTCCGGAATTGAGAACATCGAACAAATATCAGAGGACACTATTAATGATATTAATCAGGAATTCTTGAAGGTTAGTGATATTGTTGGAGGTTCAACCATTTCCTTAGCGCATTTAAGTCAGAATTTTGATAAAGCAAGGCGCCATATTAAGAAAACCACAGATGGTTTAGAGGATTTGGATGAGAATAGTTTAAAAGTCTTAAAAGAGTCAACAGAAGATCTTGCGGGGATTTCTGACTTTATCAATAAAATTGAATCCTGGGCAGCGAATGGTGCAGCATTAAGTGAAAGTACAATTAGAGAGATTGAAAAGTATTTTGCAGAGAATGATACGATTGGCAAGCTCATCGATTCTGCCATGGAGCTGGCTATAAAAGAAGGCGATTCCACCTTAATGGGGAATGTGGCAGACTGGCTTGACAAAATAGGTAAACTTAATGGGGGAATGGAAGCTGTAAAAGGTACCTTAGCTGCAACCATTCTATTAAGCAAAAGATTAGTACTGGTGAAAGATGGATCGGGAAATTTCAAGGTTAGAGCCCATCCTGATTGGCTAAAAAAGAATGGGGTTTATGGTTCGAAGCTGGCTGATTCAATCCATAAGATATTAAAAAAAGGAAGTGCAAGCAGCTATAATGGTATTAAGAATTACTTTTCTAAATATCAGAACTCACCTAGCAGAC
It encodes the following:
- a CDS encoding DUF5344 family protein, translating into MTEIKLIQSEVENALSELKSKAEGVDVINPSITFPESSLDLLSEITKIEQKYYTTLKQYQNLLIKTEQDMRTLIDQLAQKDKELSQKMK
- a CDS encoding YwqH-like family protein, producing the protein MDDNSILISQLYRDISFLNSEISKNNEILARLRRAQQEISSGQEEFMLNKRYIHQPNLNQSVWAGTHANDFDDIRGEIEDTYMRIGNIEIEGMLNNIEMKITHYEGLNKSLSSTISSKRYRISQLSD
- the essA gene encoding type VII secretion protein EssA, whose product is MKLNRFLKVIVLLPALWLLAGQSAGATPDFNNVTPNTYEKKEFKENTDYLHEKSLYENKKEIPEEQKDLTFTKKNLNPLKEVKEKLFDGGETTTNTITAKADQLQLFSDSKQESFFKAEDQVPAEQDNKLMILYIILLVISIGVIMGFLIPRMAKQPDN
- a CDS encoding LXG domain-containing protein, which codes for MKVIKVSEIIPELDESIKKKEAEKDQLQDVRASINNLINLDDALKGKGAEAIKEHLTVLHIPAVLLLNQFISEYVNRLKQVKNLINEYEIKSGLVRQDFVEHEAKSGIENIEQISEDTINDINQEFLKVSDIVGGSTISLAHLSQNFDKARRHIKKTTDGLEDLDENSLKVLKESTEDLAGISDFINKIESWAANGAALSESTIREIEKYFAENDTIGKLIDSAMELAIKEGDSTLMGNVADWLDKIGKLNGGMEAVKGTLAATILLSKRLVLVKDGSGNFKVRAHPDWLKKNGVYGSKLADSIHKILKKGSASSYNGIKNYFSKYQNSPSRLLRSLVGLNPGSNVKSYLKLLEHQHPYLKFDAAQAELYKRASIDVRATLGQLTDKRALTAIAKKIPYAGILFSVGTNAGEFVSDKNKYKSNWEKTGRAAAGIGMDIGVAGLTTGGAAIGTMICPGPGTLIGGAIGATIGIVGSIKFEDSIKDIGEKAGKWAEEKSKDLKEAADNVGEAISDAGSFVAGLFK